The following proteins are encoded in a genomic region of Longimicrobium sp.:
- a CDS encoding radical SAM protein: MLLGLAITEHCNLRCPHCIRDDVTTVRNLDPDLITATVDQAKVLFGEVAVSMTGGEPTIHPQWDRIVAALHERGVSYRFVTNGWHMRRLMPGLDRHPPAAVRVSLSGADEAVHDAERGRGSFRRVLLAVALLTSRRIPTSLGFVVDRRDRHQLRQAADLAEALGVSLHFALAQPVPGSAARDSDLAPREWYAARDEILALGREGRRAGVFLDYGAPFDEAEPLCDTFAAKRVYVDARGRLSLCCQLSEYGDNEHDVVADLNEVPFLEAWPRYVARLDAQRLASAPRPAAGELEAFPCIRCARALGKMQWMGQYPDSPWHAAAEPRGPEAPRSLVTLTYRKSAQPV; this comes from the coding sequence ATGCTCCTGGGTCTCGCCATCACCGAGCACTGCAACCTGCGTTGTCCCCACTGCATCCGGGACGACGTGACCACCGTGCGCAACCTGGACCCCGACCTGATCACCGCCACGGTCGACCAGGCGAAGGTGCTCTTCGGCGAGGTGGCGGTGAGCATGACCGGGGGCGAGCCCACCATCCACCCCCAGTGGGACCGCATCGTCGCCGCGCTGCACGAGCGCGGGGTGTCGTACCGCTTCGTGACCAACGGCTGGCACATGCGCCGGCTGATGCCGGGGCTCGACCGGCACCCCCCCGCCGCGGTGCGGGTGTCGCTCTCGGGCGCCGACGAGGCCGTGCACGACGCCGAGCGCGGCCGGGGCAGCTTCCGCCGGGTGCTCCTGGCGGTGGCGCTGCTCACCAGCCGCCGGATCCCCACCTCGCTGGGCTTCGTGGTGGACCGGCGCGACCGGCACCAGCTGCGCCAGGCGGCCGACCTGGCCGAGGCGCTGGGCGTCAGCCTGCACTTCGCGCTGGCCCAGCCGGTCCCCGGCAGCGCCGCGCGCGACAGCGACCTGGCGCCCCGGGAGTGGTACGCGGCCCGTGACGAGATCCTGGCGCTCGGCCGCGAGGGGCGGCGCGCGGGGGTGTTCCTGGACTACGGGGCGCCCTTCGACGAGGCCGAGCCGCTCTGCGACACCTTCGCCGCGAAGCGCGTCTACGTCGACGCCCGGGGGCGGCTCTCGCTCTGCTGCCAGCTCTCGGAGTACGGCGACAACGAGCACGACGTGGTGGCGGACCTCAACGAGGTCCCCTTCCTGGAGGCGTGGCCGCGCTACGTGGCCCGCCTCGACGCCCAGCGGCTCGCCTCGGCCCCGCGGCCCGCGGCAGGCGAGCTGGAGGCGTTCCCCTGCATCCGCTGCGCGCGGGCGCTGGGGAAGATGCAGTGGATGGGGCAGTACCCCGACAGCCCGTGGCACGCCGCCGCCGAGCCCCGTGGGCCGGAGGCGCCGCGAAGCCTCGTGACGCTCACGTACCGCAAGAGCGCGCAACCCGTTTGA